Proteins encoded within one genomic window of Arachis ipaensis cultivar K30076 chromosome B08, Araip1.1, whole genome shotgun sequence:
- the LOC110265247 gene encoding (-)-germacrene D synthase-like: protein MLLAVTCCTVHIPIQDIRYIEFFPECFKIVFNAIVECSMEIEVFRNDVGGNSNSVLQHVTQALLIDESSASVPVMTSSQPVPSNSKRRSANFAPNIWHDTFQKYADSKFLFLNSIRLSLIDSIQRLSISYHFEDEIDSILVQIHNDFTNKDLTIEERDLHFVALLFRLFRQKGYIISSGIYNKEGEFDEIIVVQDVEGMWSLYEAAQLRFHGEDILEEAHEFTYNKLKSITNQLSPSLADQVNQSLVQSFHKAIPRMKARSYMSFYEESYTHDKVLLKFAKLDFNMLQKWYQKEVGSVTKWWEKLEFSKKVPYARERIAELYFWPFAMNSKPKYTTFRRVVAKVTQWMTIVDDTYDVYGRIEELELLTQAIQRWDISYIASLPECFKAIFNAIVELVDEIIELSAGSGESDFLLQCLKQALSHYAQGYIDEARWCHEGYIPPYDEYKVVASATTTYQALTIMFIALGEFATKETLYWISNNIPLIVLASSLVTRLTNDLDSHKFEQQREHAASAVECCMKQYGFSEEEAHEFIKKDINNYWKDMNEEYLKLIEYIPRPVLDCIVNMARICEFLYANFGDKITDCALCKDHIAPLLLDPVVV, encoded by the exons ATGTTACTAGCAGTTACTTGCTGTACTGTACATATTCCTAT acaGGATATTCGTTACATTGAATTTTTTCCGGAGTGCTTTAAAATTGTTTTCAATGCGATTGTAGAATGTTCAATGGAAATAGAGGTTTTCAGGAATGATGTCGGTGGAAACTCAAACTCAGTATTGCAACATGTTACACAAGCC CTTTTGATTGATGAATCGAGTG CTTCAGTTCCAGTGATGACTTCGAGTCAACCTGTCCCTTCTAACTCAAAGCGACGATCTGCAAATTTTGCTCCTAATATTTGGCACGATACTTTCCAAAAATATGCTGATTCTAAATTCTTG tttttaaatagtATAAGACTAAGTTTAATTGATTCAATTCAACGTTTGAGTATATCTTATCATTTTGAAGATGAAATTGACAGCATATTAGTACAAATTCACAATGATTTTACCAACAAAGATCTTACTATAGAGGAACGTGACCTTCATTTTGTCGCATTACTTTTTCGTTTGTTCCGACAAAAAGGATATATCATTTCATCAGGTATATAC AATAAAGAAGGAGAATTCGATGAAATAATTGTTGTTCAAGATGTTGAAGGAATGTGGAGCTTGTATGAGGCTGCACAGTTAAGATTTCATGGAGAAGATATATTAGAGGAAGCACATGAATTCACATACAATAAACTTAAGTCTATCACCAATCAATTGAGTCCATCTCTTGCTGATCAAGTCAATCAAAGTTTAGTACAATCTTTTCACAAGGCAATTCCAAGAATGAAGGCAAGGTCATATATGTCTTTTTACGAAGAAAGTTATACGCATGATAAAGTTCTTCTAAAGTTTGCAAAACTAGATTTCAATATGCTACAAAAATGGTACCAGAAAGAAGTTGGTAGTGTCACCAA GTGGTGGGAAAagttagaattttcgaaaaaggtGCCTTATGCAAGAGAGAGGATAGCTGAGTTATACTTCTGGCCATTTGCTATGAACTCTAAGCCTAAATATACTACTTTTAGAAGGGTGGTGGCCAAAGTGACTCAATGGATGACTATAGTTGATGACACTTATGATGTCTATGGAAGAATAGAAGAACTTGAGCTCCTCACACAGGCAATCCAAAG ATGGGATATTAGTTACATTGCATCTCTTCCAGAGTGCTTTAAGGCGATTTTTAATGCAATTGTAGAACTTGTTGATGAAATAATAGAATTAAGTGCTGGGAGTGGAGAATCAGACTTCTTGTTGCAATGTCTCAAACAGGCC TTGTCTCATTATGCACAAGGTTACATTGATGAAGCAAGATGGTGCCATGAGGGATATATTCCGCCATATGATGAGTATAAGGTTGTTGCATCTGCTACTACAACATATCAAGCGCTTACAATAATGTTTATTGCTTTGGGAGAATTTGCAACTAAAGAAACTCTTTATTGGATTTCTAATAATATTCCACTCATCGTACTAGCTTCATCACTTGTTACTAGACTCACAAATGATTTGGATTCACACAAG TTTGAGCAGCAAAGAGAACATGCTGCTTCGGCCGTAGAATGTTGCATGAAGCAATATGGCTTTTCAGAAGAGGAGGCCCATGAATTCATCAAAAAGGATATCAATAATTACTGGAAGGATATGAATGAAGAGTACCTCAAGTTAATTGAATATATCCCAAGGCCAGTCCTTGATTGCATTGTTAACATGGCACGCATATGTGAGTTTCTATATGCAAATTTTGGAGATAAAATTACAGATTGTGCACTCTGTAAAGACCACATTGCGCCACTGCTTTTGGATCCCGTGGTCGTGTAG